In one window of Tellurirhabdus rosea DNA:
- a CDS encoding VCBS repeat-containing protein has protein sequence MNCLRRLALAGLVCLMAGCREPDTLFEKMSASKTNVRFANYLEESPDFNVLKYGYFYNGGGIGAGDFNNDGRIDLYFSGNLSANRLYLNQGDFTFEDITEKAGVAAADGWNTGVSVVDINADGWLDIYVCRSAAQNPKLRRNLLFINNKNLTFTEKAAYYGLDDPAYSTQAAFFDYDRDGDLDCFLLNHSVQEYAGFSRAIADFKQQQNPDYGSRLYRNDNGHFTDRTAEAGLISNVLSFGLGVAVSDFNNDGWLDLYVSNDYNENDYLYLNQQNGQFREAVRESMGHTSLYSMGSDAADVNNDGRMDLLTLDMLPERNERLKLTSGDDNYDKYQLLLRAGFHHQTMRNMLQLNLGNQPGTSPVATPAFGEIGQLAGISNTDWSWAGLFADLDNDGWKDLFITNGYARDYTNMEFLKFTMDEQLQARTTGKPSDPMAVIAKMPSISEPNYIFRNRGGHAFENKVADWGFSEPTQSNGAAYADLDNDGDQDLVVNNVNAEAGIYRNLSDKKIGNQQLTVRLEGPPAKRIGARIEVLTDRGAQYQEVAPVRGFQSSMDGPLVFGLGKTAQVKRVKIVWSDGKTESRSALAASQSQTFRYADAGPAAKSRSSDASELIEAIPARLPFTHQTDSLNDYKIQPLLPHALSGVGPCLATGDANGDGFPDIFVGGGPGQAGQVFLGQVNGWKAVPQPALVRDAPATDADAVWLDADGDRDADLLVVSAGYQLPANDPLLQPRLYLNNGKGILSKAALPDLRLSASCVRAADADGDGDADVFIGARVTPGRFPDAPPSVFLQNDGKGRFTSVADPALRTLGMVTDARWVLLGANRKPALVTAAEFGRIRLFEFASNRFQEKKDHFPAVSGCWTQLLAEDLDGDGDPDLVAGNMGLNSQLRAAPETPVKLLGMEIENRLVPVLATYENGRLFPFYARDEMLDQFTLLRKKYPDYLQFAKAEMAEVESGTTAKPVIQAEAGELRSMVFWNENGTFKAEPLLPDVQTAPVYALAAVDLDGNGHKDLILGGNQLRNRVRFGNFDANRGQVLLNSGKRQFAFLTPAQSGLWWSGAVRSLAVVRNAGAAYLLAGLTGQPVQAYRLGKRTNPEGNRR, from the coding sequence ATGAATTGCCTTCGCCGTTTGGCCCTTGCCGGTCTTGTTTGTCTGATGGCTGGCTGCCGGGAGCCCGATACGCTTTTTGAAAAAATGTCGGCTTCCAAAACCAACGTCCGTTTTGCCAATTACCTCGAAGAGTCGCCGGATTTCAACGTGCTCAAGTACGGCTACTTTTACAACGGCGGCGGCATCGGGGCGGGGGATTTCAACAACGACGGCCGGATTGATCTGTATTTTAGCGGCAACCTGTCGGCCAACCGACTGTACCTCAACCAGGGCGATTTCACCTTTGAAGACATTACCGAAAAGGCGGGCGTGGCGGCGGCCGATGGCTGGAACACCGGCGTTTCGGTCGTGGACATCAACGCTGACGGCTGGCTGGATATCTACGTGTGCCGTTCGGCCGCGCAGAACCCCAAACTCCGCCGGAACCTGCTGTTCATCAACAACAAAAATCTGACCTTTACCGAAAAAGCCGCCTACTACGGCCTCGACGACCCGGCCTATTCCACCCAGGCGGCCTTTTTCGACTACGACCGCGACGGCGACCTGGACTGTTTTCTGCTGAACCATTCCGTTCAGGAATACGCCGGGTTCAGCCGGGCCATCGCCGATTTCAAGCAGCAGCAGAACCCCGATTACGGCAGCCGACTGTACCGCAATGACAACGGGCATTTCACCGACAGAACGGCTGAGGCCGGGCTGATTTCAAACGTACTGAGCTTCGGGCTGGGCGTGGCCGTTTCGGATTTTAACAACGACGGCTGGCTGGACCTGTACGTTTCCAACGATTATAACGAAAACGATTACCTCTACCTGAACCAGCAAAACGGGCAGTTTCGGGAGGCCGTTCGCGAGTCGATGGGGCATACGTCGCTGTACTCTATGGGCTCTGATGCGGCGGATGTGAACAACGACGGCCGGATGGATTTGCTCACGCTCGACATGCTGCCCGAACGGAACGAACGGCTCAAGCTGACCTCCGGGGACGATAATTACGACAAATACCAGTTGCTGCTCAGGGCCGGTTTTCACCACCAGACCATGCGGAACATGCTTCAGCTGAACCTGGGCAACCAGCCGGGCACGTCGCCCGTAGCGACGCCTGCTTTCGGCGAAATCGGGCAACTGGCGGGCATTTCCAACACCGACTGGAGCTGGGCGGGCCTTTTTGCCGATCTGGACAACGACGGCTGGAAGGACCTGTTCATCACCAACGGCTACGCCCGAGATTACACGAACATGGAGTTTCTGAAATTCACGATGGACGAACAGTTGCAGGCCCGCACCACCGGGAAGCCGTCCGATCCGATGGCGGTCATTGCCAAAATGCCGTCGATCAGCGAACCCAACTACATCTTCCGTAACCGGGGCGGCCACGCGTTTGAAAACAAAGTTGCCGACTGGGGATTTTCGGAGCCGACCCAATCCAACGGGGCCGCGTACGCCGACCTGGACAACGACGGGGATCAGGATCTGGTGGTCAATAACGTCAACGCCGAAGCGGGCATTTACCGGAACCTGTCCGACAAAAAAATCGGCAATCAGCAGCTGACCGTCCGGCTCGAAGGCCCGCCGGCCAAACGAATCGGGGCCCGGATCGAGGTCCTGACCGACCGCGGCGCGCAGTATCAGGAGGTTGCGCCGGTCCGCGGTTTCCAGTCGTCGATGGACGGCCCGCTGGTATTCGGACTGGGGAAAACGGCGCAGGTTAAACGGGTGAAGATCGTCTGGTCGGACGGCAAAACGGAAAGCCGGTCCGCTCTGGCCGCCAGCCAGTCCCAGACCTTTCGCTACGCAGACGCCGGCCCCGCCGCAAAATCCCGTTCTTCCGACGCTTCGGAACTCATCGAGGCCATTCCGGCCCGGCTCCCGTTTACGCACCAGACCGACAGCCTGAACGATTACAAAATCCAGCCGCTGCTGCCGCACGCGCTTTCCGGCGTTGGGCCGTGTCTGGCAACCGGCGATGCCAACGGCGACGGATTTCCGGACATTTTTGTCGGCGGCGGACCGGGGCAGGCCGGACAGGTTTTTCTGGGACAGGTAAACGGCTGGAAAGCGGTGCCGCAGCCTGCGCTGGTCCGCGATGCTCCGGCGACGGACGCCGATGCGGTCTGGCTGGATGCCGACGGAGACCGGGATGCCGATTTGCTCGTCGTCAGTGCGGGGTATCAACTGCCCGCCAACGACCCGCTTCTCCAGCCCCGGCTTTATCTGAACAACGGAAAGGGCATCTTGTCGAAAGCGGCTTTGCCCGATCTGCGCCTGAGTGCGTCCTGTGTACGGGCGGCCGATGCCGACGGCGATGGCGATGCGGACGTGTTCATCGGGGCGCGGGTGACGCCCGGCCGTTTTCCGGACGCCCCGCCCAGCGTTTTTCTGCAAAACGACGGGAAAGGCCGGTTTACGTCCGTCGCCGACCCGGCCCTGCGTACGCTCGGCATGGTGACGGATGCCCGCTGGGTTTTGCTGGGTGCCAACCGGAAACCGGCCCTGGTGACGGCCGCGGAGTTTGGCCGTATCCGGCTGTTCGAATTTGCCAGTAACCGGTTTCAGGAGAAGAAAGACCACTTCCCGGCGGTGTCCGGCTGCTGGACCCAACTGCTGGCCGAGGATCTGGACGGCGATGGCGACCCGGACCTGGTGGCCGGCAACATGGGCCTCAATTCGCAGCTGCGGGCGGCTCCCGAAACCCCGGTGAAACTGCTGGGCATGGAAATCGAAAACCGCCTCGTGCCCGTGCTGGCTACCTACGAAAACGGCCGGCTGTTCCCCTTCTACGCCCGCGACGAAATGCTCGACCAGTTTACGCTGCTGCGCAAAAAGTACCCGGATTATCTCCAGTTCGCCAAAGCCGAAATGGCCGAGGTGGAGTCAGGCACGACGGCCAAACCGGTCATTCAGGCGGAGGCGGGTGAACTGCGGTCGATGGTATTCTGGAATGAAAACGGCACGTTTAAAGCCGAACCGCTGCTGCCGGACGTACAGACCGCGCCCGTTTATGCCCTCGCCGCCGTGGATTTAGACGGAAACGGGCATAAAGACCTCATTCTGGGCGGAAATCAGCTCCGCAACCGGGTGCGCTTCGGCAACTTCGACGCCAACCGGGGGCAGGTCCTGCTCAATAGCGGGAAACGGCAGTTCGCCTTCCTGACGCCCGCGCAATCCGGCCTCTGGTGGTCCGGGGCTGTCCGGTCGCTGGCGGTGGTCCGAAACGCCGGGGCAGCGTATCTGCTGGCCGGACTAACCGGGCAACCCGTCCAGGCGTACCGGCTCGGGAAACGGACGAACCCGGAAGGTAACCGCCGGTAG
- a CDS encoding branched-chain amino acid aminotransferase: MTTDVLSIELRKAGRSRIEEVDFNNLPFGKHFSDHMFVADFVDGQWTNLQVVPFDNFTLSPALSSLHYGQAIFEGMKAYKNEAGEVLLFRPLDNFRRMNESAKRMCMATLPEDVFMGGLEALLKADADWVPSTPGSSLYIRPYMFATDTFLGVAPSKTYRFCIFTCPVGTYYAKPPKVKVETEYIRAAPGGVGYAKCAGNYAGSMYPTMLAQQAGYDQILWTDARDHRYFEESGTMNVMFVIDGKVVTPPASDTILRGVTRDSVLQIVRHLGVEIDERPVSVEEVISGLQNGRVTEAFGVGTAVVVSPYALIGYEGTDYNLPEQTEDSVARRVYHFLDDLRTGRSEDIFGWTYKAV, from the coding sequence ATGACTACGGACGTACTCAGCATCGAACTGCGCAAAGCAGGACGCTCCCGGATTGAGGAGGTCGATTTCAACAACCTGCCCTTCGGCAAGCACTTCTCGGACCACATGTTCGTGGCCGATTTTGTGGATGGTCAGTGGACCAACCTACAGGTCGTGCCGTTCGATAACTTCACGCTAAGCCCGGCCCTTTCGTCCCTGCACTACGGACAGGCGATTTTTGAAGGCATGAAGGCGTACAAAAACGAAGCGGGTGAAGTGCTCCTGTTCCGTCCGCTGGATAACTTCCGCCGGATGAACGAGTCGGCCAAGCGCATGTGCATGGCCACGCTACCGGAAGACGTCTTCATGGGCGGTCTGGAAGCCCTGCTGAAAGCCGACGCCGACTGGGTGCCGAGCACGCCGGGCAGTTCGCTTTACATTCGTCCGTACATGTTCGCGACCGACACCTTCCTCGGCGTCGCTCCGTCCAAAACGTACCGTTTCTGCATTTTCACCTGCCCGGTTGGGACCTATTACGCCAAGCCGCCGAAGGTGAAAGTCGAAACGGAATACATCCGGGCCGCCCCCGGCGGCGTGGGTTACGCCAAGTGTGCGGGCAACTATGCTGGGTCGATGTACCCGACCATGCTCGCCCAGCAGGCCGGTTACGACCAGATTCTGTGGACCGACGCCAGAGACCATCGGTACTTCGAAGAGTCCGGTACGATGAACGTGATGTTTGTCATCGACGGCAAGGTGGTGACGCCGCCCGCTTCGGACACCATCCTGAGAGGCGTTACGCGCGACAGCGTGCTGCAGATTGTCCGCCACCTCGGCGTTGAGATCGACGAGCGTCCCGTTTCGGTCGAGGAGGTCATCAGCGGCCTGCAGAACGGCCGGGTGACGGAAGCGTTCGGCGTCGGTACGGCCGTTGTCGTATCGCCCTACGCCCTGATCGGCTACGAAGGCACGGATTACAACCTGCCCGAACAGACGGAAGATTCGGTGGCCCGCCGGGTGTATCACTTCCTGGACGACCTGCGCACGGGCCGTTCGGAGGACATCTTCGGCTGGACGTACAAAGCGGTATAA
- a CDS encoding cob(I)yrinic acid a,c-diamide adenosyltransferase, translating to MKIYTKTGDKGQTSLIGGTRVSKGALRIDTYGTVDELNSYIGLVRDQPVNESRRELLKEIQDRLFTVGAELATDPEKTIKKPMPAIVEADIERLEQAMDALDAELPELRKFVLPGGHQAVSFCHLARTVCRRAERLVITLSETEPVDPLVIQYLNRLSDYLFVLSRKMAQELGAEEVTWEPRTL from the coding sequence ATGAAGATTTACACCAAAACCGGAGATAAAGGCCAGACTTCCCTCATCGGCGGAACGCGCGTCAGCAAAGGCGCCCTGCGGATTGACACCTACGGCACCGTCGATGAACTGAATTCCTACATCGGCCTTGTCCGCGACCAGCCCGTCAACGAAAGCCGCCGGGAATTGCTCAAGGAAATTCAGGACCGTCTGTTTACGGTCGGCGCGGAGCTGGCTACCGACCCCGAAAAAACCATCAAAAAGCCCATGCCCGCCATCGTGGAAGCGGATATTGAGCGGCTCGAACAAGCGATGGATGCCCTGGATGCCGAACTGCCCGAACTGCGAAAATTCGTGCTCCCGGGCGGACACCAGGCCGTATCGTTCTGCCACCTAGCCCGCACGGTCTGCCGCCGGGCCGAACGACTGGTCATCACGCTCTCGGAAACGGAGCCGGTCGATCCGCTGGTGATTCAGTACCTCAACCGGCTTTCGGACTACCTGTTTGTGCTGAGCCGCAAAATGGCGCAGGAGCTTGGCGCCGAGGAGGTGACCTGGGAGCCGCGGACGCTCTAA
- a CDS encoding BamA/TamA family outer membrane protein gives MLVSLLLYLTSLGTPAAPPDSTVIVRSVRIDGNHRTRERIIRREMELRPGDTIRVGQLAEKLAWDGRKISNTNLFITVDVAAVPADSQRIDVEVKLKERMFLFAFPTFFLADRNFSEWWYERNRDLRRTIYGGRMYYKNVTGNNDRLRAILEFGFLTRADLTYTLPYIDRAQKTGISVGASYITNKEIAWRSAGDKLVYLRDERLLRDRFAAGVVLTRRNQFYTFHRAELRYSRTNVADTIARLNPDYFLGGRTRQRYFHLGYSYIYDRRDNVAYPLKGYQLELNADRFGLLPTDDLQQTELQGSLSRFVPLSRRWYFSTMVSGKLSWPERQPYFNLRGLGYLNDFVRGYELYVIDGQRYGLVKNTFRFQVLNIRKTFKWIPVRQFSTVPLAIYLTAYGDAGYVHSSLAKRYESRFANRWLGGTGLGLDVVTFYNAVFQFNYAVNGRGETGFYFTYLYDL, from the coding sequence ATGCTCGTATCGCTACTCCTTTATCTGACATCCCTGGGGACACCCGCCGCACCACCCGATTCCACCGTGATTGTGCGCTCGGTGCGTATTGACGGCAATCACCGGACCCGTGAGCGGATTATCCGGCGGGAGATGGAACTCCGCCCGGGCGATACCATCCGGGTAGGGCAGCTGGCCGAAAAACTGGCCTGGGACGGGCGTAAGATTTCGAATACCAATCTGTTTATTACCGTCGATGTGGCGGCCGTTCCGGCCGATTCGCAGCGGATCGACGTGGAGGTGAAACTGAAGGAACGGATGTTTCTGTTTGCCTTTCCAACCTTCTTCCTGGCCGACCGGAATTTCAGCGAATGGTGGTACGAACGCAACCGCGACCTGCGCCGGACCATCTACGGCGGGCGGATGTACTACAAGAACGTGACCGGCAACAACGACCGCCTCCGCGCCATTTTGGAGTTCGGTTTTCTCACCCGCGCCGATCTGACGTACACGCTGCCGTACATCGACCGGGCGCAGAAGACGGGCATCAGCGTCGGAGCGTCCTACATCACCAACAAGGAAATTGCCTGGCGCTCGGCAGGCGACAAACTGGTGTATCTCCGCGACGAACGGCTGCTGCGCGACCGGTTTGCGGCGGGGGTGGTGCTGACGCGCCGGAACCAGTTTTACACCTTCCACCGGGCCGAACTGCGCTACAGCCGCACAAACGTTGCGGATACCATCGCCCGCCTCAACCCGGACTATTTTCTGGGCGGCCGCACCCGGCAGCGTTATTTTCACCTCGGTTACTCCTACATCTACGACCGCCGCGACAACGTGGCCTACCCGCTCAAAGGCTACCAGCTCGAACTGAACGCCGACCGTTTCGGGCTGTTGCCGACCGACGATTTACAGCAAACGGAGCTGCAGGGAAGCCTGAGCCGGTTTGTGCCCCTCAGCCGCCGCTGGTACTTCAGCACGATGGTCAGCGGCAAACTGTCGTGGCCGGAACGCCAGCCGTATTTCAACCTGCGCGGCCTCGGTTATCTGAACGACTTTGTGCGGGGCTACGAACTTTACGTCATCGACGGACAACGGTACGGACTGGTCAAAAATACTTTTCGTTTTCAGGTGCTGAACATCCGGAAGACGTTTAAATGGATACCCGTCCGGCAGTTCAGCACGGTGCCGCTGGCCATTTATCTGACGGCTTACGGCGACGCGGGCTACGTGCACAGTTCGCTGGCCAAACGGTACGAAAGCCGCTTTGCTAACCGCTGGCTGGGCGGTACGGGCCTGGGGCTGGACGTTGTAACGTTTTACAATGCCGTGTTTCAGTTTAATTATGCCGTCAACGGGCGCGGCGAAACCGGCTTTTATTTCACATATTTGTACGATTTGTAA
- a CDS encoding SusD/RagB family nutrient-binding outer membrane lipoprotein gives MIIQKNTRLLKGLFGGMAVASVLTFGGCTDKFEELNTNQTKLTTLGTNEYPYLFSKAQSASSYAFWRYQVAQNLFADLYSQYFATTATYFPSDRYVLRMDWLQWHWQPIYTEVVPQLKTLLDQTDKASSENALASIMWVYTFHRVTDYYGPIPYFKAGEPAKTVAYDAQDKIYDDFFKRLDAAVKVLNGKKSEKPYGKFDLIYAGDVNKWIKFANTLRLRLALRISKADPARAKTEAEAAVAGGVMADVEDDALMVKSLAGSDFNGLSGISVWNEFRMSASMESVLKGYQDPRMGIYFQPASGTKTYEGLRNGLTPAQLNQPANSNDNNSNVGTRWVAGSGSAWQGQQTTPQDVMHAAEAYFLRAEGALNGWSMGGTAKDLYEKGIEVSMKQWGFSGAAVQAYINSTSTPIAPGDGLNSPAMSNIPVRWGSTVAMQREQIGTQKWLALYPDGLEAWAEFRRSRYPKLYPVANSDNSDVPVGGVLRRIPFLDLEKQTNAAAVKDAEKLLNGPDKANTPLWWDKN, from the coding sequence ATGATTATCCAGAAAAATACCCGCCTGCTGAAAGGTCTGTTCGGTGGAATGGCGGTGGCGTCGGTGCTGACCTTTGGTGGCTGTACGGACAAATTCGAAGAGCTCAACACCAACCAGACCAAGCTCACCACGCTTGGCACGAACGAATATCCGTATCTGTTCTCCAAGGCGCAGTCGGCTTCTTCCTACGCTTTCTGGCGGTATCAGGTCGCCCAGAACCTCTTTGCAGACTTGTATTCGCAGTATTTTGCCACCACGGCCACCTATTTTCCGTCCGACCGCTACGTCCTGCGGATGGACTGGCTCCAGTGGCACTGGCAGCCGATCTACACGGAAGTGGTGCCCCAGTTGAAAACGCTGCTGGACCAGACCGATAAGGCTTCGTCCGAAAACGCCCTGGCCAGCATCATGTGGGTGTACACCTTCCACCGGGTAACCGATTATTACGGCCCGATCCCGTATTTCAAAGCGGGTGAACCGGCCAAAACGGTCGCCTATGACGCCCAGGACAAGATCTACGACGATTTCTTCAAACGGCTGGACGCCGCGGTCAAGGTGCTGAACGGCAAAAAGTCCGAAAAGCCGTACGGCAAGTTTGACCTCATTTACGCCGGGGATGTCAACAAATGGATCAAGTTTGCCAACACGCTTCGCCTGCGGCTGGCTCTGCGTATCTCGAAGGCAGACCCCGCCCGCGCCAAAACAGAGGCAGAAGCCGCCGTGGCCGGAGGCGTCATGGCCGATGTCGAGGACGATGCGCTGATGGTAAAATCGCTGGCAGGCTCGGATTTCAACGGACTCTCGGGCATTTCGGTCTGGAACGAGTTCCGGATGTCGGCTTCCATGGAATCGGTGCTGAAAGGCTACCAGGACCCGCGGATGGGCATCTACTTCCAGCCGGCCAGCGGAACCAAAACCTACGAAGGGCTGCGCAACGGCCTGACACCCGCCCAGTTGAACCAGCCCGCCAACTCGAACGACAACAACTCGAACGTCGGCACGCGCTGGGTAGCGGGCAGCGGCTCGGCCTGGCAGGGCCAGCAGACCACTCCGCAGGACGTGATGCACGCGGCGGAGGCGTATTTCCTCCGCGCCGAGGGTGCCCTCAACGGCTGGAGCATGGGCGGCACCGCCAAGGACCTGTACGAAAAAGGCATCGAAGTTTCCATGAAGCAGTGGGGCTTCTCCGGCGCGGCCGTGCAGGCGTACATCAACAGCACGAGCACCCCGATTGCTCCGGGCGACGGCCTCAATTCACCGGCCATGTCGAACATCCCCGTCCGGTGGGGCAGCACGGTGGCCATGCAGCGGGAGCAGATCGGGACGCAGAAATGGCTGGCGCTCTACCCCGACGGGCTCGAAGCCTGGGCCGAATTCCGCCGGTCGCGCTACCCGAAACTGTACCCGGTGGCCAACAGCGACAATTCGGATGTACCCGTGGGCGGTGTGCTGCGCCGGATTCCGTTCCTCGATCTGGAGAAGCAGACCAATGCGGCCGCGGTCAAGGACGCCGAAAAGCTGCTGAACGGACCCGACAAGGCGAATACGCCGCTGTGGTGGGATAAAAACTAA
- a CDS encoding SusC/RagA family TonB-linked outer membrane protein encodes MYRKLLMFLALCLTVTRLWAQERQVSGTVTDEAGQAMPGANVVVKGTTRGTNTDASGAFRIAVQPGAATLTISTVGYLSQEVAVGAGQSTVSVTLQPDTRTLQEVTITGALGIERQAKTLTYSAQRVEGRQLTEVRDANFVNTLSGKVAGLVVTQGAGGPGAAARVVLRGNRSIQGSNNALFVIDGMPIDNSLGGQVGNDFGGFNGSDGAANINPDDIESISVLKGAAAAALYGSRAANGVIMVSTKRGKVGRVQTSLNSGVAIESPTILPNLQNTYGQGNGGNAGDKASGSWGAPTTTYPDNVRDFFRNGVSTNNSIGVTGGTEKVQSYFSYTHNYNQGLIPNNDLTRHTLNLRVSNQISKRFSTDARITYVNQLIDNKIKVGEESGIVMNVYKIPRSVDLAKYEQFEDAQGNPTYWTTSSIYMNPYWTLNRTLNNELRNRISALAVARYELADWLTLQGRVSYDRYDDRSTFKYYDKTLLFAQAGGSYQVATSQNIERNMDLLLLGNKKFGDSFALNFTLGGSLNDRSYVYTATNANGLLVPNKFDLSFANNLSVGTELVQRQLQALLGTAQFSYKDWLILDLTARNDWSSTLPKPYSYFYPSVGATVILSEVTKLPSAISFAKLRGSITQVGNDAPPYLLQQTYSFGQGGTGGFISRDDLKAIENLKPELTTAREFGADVRFLNNRLGLDFTWYRTNSKNQLLRLGLAPASGFSQQFINAGNVQNSGIELTLTGKPLSDASRLGWDVSVNLAHNVSKIVELHPDIKRAFLGGGYGRTAGPVVEEGGRYGDLYAQTWKRDAQGRFVVDANGKPVATDQQKIGNFNPNLMLGFSNTFTLGGWSARVLFDGRFGGIMTSGTDANLAFDGNADYTTANRTGNWVLPAVTESGETNTKAINAETFWTTVSGGRYSWGEFFTYDATNVRLREMSIGYTLNLPKFFIRSAQLSLVGRNLFFLYRGNAILDIPGVGKRKMQFDPDVNLGAGNYQGVEYGNLPSSRSVGLNLKLSF; translated from the coding sequence ATGTACAGAAAACTACTCATGTTTCTGGCGTTGTGTCTTACTGTGACCCGACTCTGGGCGCAGGAACGACAGGTGTCCGGAACAGTCACGGACGAGGCAGGGCAGGCGATGCCCGGCGCCAACGTGGTGGTGAAAGGAACCACGCGCGGAACGAACACCGATGCCAGCGGTGCCTTCCGGATTGCCGTTCAGCCGGGCGCGGCTACGCTGACCATCTCGACGGTCGGCTACCTGTCGCAGGAAGTAGCGGTCGGGGCCGGTCAGTCGACGGTCAGCGTGACGTTACAGCCCGATACCCGGACCCTGCAGGAAGTCACCATCACCGGCGCCCTCGGGATTGAGCGGCAGGCGAAGACCCTGACGTACTCGGCCCAGCGCGTGGAAGGCCGCCAGCTGACCGAGGTGCGGGATGCCAACTTCGTCAATACCCTGTCGGGAAAAGTGGCGGGGCTGGTCGTCACGCAGGGAGCCGGTGGCCCGGGTGCCGCCGCGCGCGTGGTGCTGCGGGGTAACCGCTCCATCCAGGGCAGCAACAACGCCCTGTTTGTCATCGACGGGATGCCCATCGACAATTCGCTTGGCGGACAGGTCGGCAACGACTTCGGCGGGTTCAACGGCAGCGACGGCGCCGCCAACATCAACCCCGACGATATTGAGTCTATTTCGGTGCTGAAAGGAGCCGCCGCCGCCGCCCTTTACGGCTCACGGGCCGCCAACGGCGTCATTATGGTCTCGACCAAACGCGGGAAGGTTGGCCGGGTGCAGACAAGCCTCAATTCGGGTGTAGCCATCGAATCCCCGACGATTCTGCCGAACCTGCAGAACACCTACGGACAGGGCAACGGGGGAAATGCGGGCGACAAAGCCAGCGGCAGCTGGGGCGCGCCAACCACCACTTACCCCGACAACGTCCGGGACTTTTTCCGCAACGGGGTGTCTACCAACAACTCCATCGGCGTCACCGGCGGTACGGAAAAGGTACAGTCGTATTTTTCCTACACGCACAACTACAACCAGGGCCTCATTCCGAACAACGACCTGACGCGCCACACGCTGAACCTGCGCGTAAGTAACCAGATCAGCAAACGCTTCTCGACGGATGCCCGCATTACGTACGTCAATCAGCTGATCGACAACAAGATCAAGGTTGGCGAAGAAAGCGGCATTGTCATGAACGTGTACAAAATCCCGCGCAGCGTTGATCTGGCAAAATACGAGCAGTTTGAAGACGCCCAGGGCAACCCGACGTACTGGACAACCTCGTCCATCTACATGAACCCGTACTGGACGCTGAACCGGACGCTGAACAACGAACTCCGGAACCGCATCAGTGCCCTGGCCGTCGCCCGTTACGAACTGGCCGACTGGCTGACCCTGCAGGGCCGGGTGAGCTACGACCGCTACGACGACCGCTCGACGTTCAAGTATTACGACAAAACGCTGCTGTTTGCGCAGGCGGGCGGTTCGTACCAGGTAGCCACTTCCCAGAACATCGAACGCAACATGGACCTGCTGCTGCTGGGCAACAAGAAGTTTGGCGATAGTTTTGCGCTCAATTTTACGCTGGGCGGTTCGCTCAACGACCGGTCTTACGTGTACACCGCCACCAACGCCAACGGCCTGCTGGTGCCCAACAAGTTCGACCTTTCGTTTGCCAACAACCTCTCGGTAGGGACCGAACTGGTTCAGCGCCAGTTGCAGGCCCTGCTCGGAACGGCCCAGTTTTCGTACAAAGACTGGCTGATTCTGGACCTGACGGCCCGGAACGACTGGTCGTCTACGCTGCCGAAGCCGTATTCGTACTTCTACCCGTCGGTGGGCGCTACCGTGATTCTTTCGGAGGTCACCAAACTGCCGTCGGCCATTTCGTTTGCCAAACTGCGCGGTTCGATCACGCAGGTCGGTAACGATGCGCCGCCTTATCTGCTCCAGCAGACGTACTCCTTCGGGCAGGGCGGAACGGGCGGCTTTATTTCCCGCGACGACCTGAAAGCCATCGAGAACCTGAAACCGGAACTGACCACAGCCCGCGAATTCGGTGCCGATGTGCGGTTCCTCAACAACCGCCTTGGCCTCGACTTCACCTGGTACCGGACCAATTCCAAGAACCAGCTCCTGCGCCTGGGTCTGGCTCCGGCCTCCGGCTTCTCGCAGCAGTTCATCAACGCCGGAAATGTGCAGAACTCCGGAATTGAACTGACGCTGACGGGCAAACCGCTGTCCGACGCGAGCCGCCTGGGCTGGGATGTTTCGGTGAACCTCGCCCACAACGTGAGCAAAATCGTCGAACTGCACCCCGACATCAAGCGGGCTTTTCTGGGCGGCGGCTACGGCCGGACGGCCGGGCCGGTTGTGGAGGAAGGCGGCCGTTACGGAGACCTGTATGCGCAGACGTGGAAACGCGACGCCCAGGGCCGGTTTGTCGTGGATGCCAACGGCAAGCCGGTGGCGACGGACCAGCAGAAGATCGGCAATTTCAACCCCAACCTCATGCTGGGCTTCAGCAACACGTTCACGCTGGGCGGCTGGTCGGCACGGGTGCTGTTTGACGGGCGCTTCGGCGGAATCATGACCTCCGGCACGGACGCCAACCTGGCTTTCGACGGCAATGCGGACTACACCACGGCCAACCGGACCGGCAACTGGGTGCTGCCAGCCGTCACCGAAAGCGGCGAAACGAACACCAAGGCGATCAATGCCGAAACGTTCTGGACCACCGTTTCGGGCGGACGTTACTCCTGGGGTGAATTCTTTACCTACGACGCCACGAACGTACGCCTGCGGGAAATGTCCATCGGCTACACGCTCAATCTGCCTAAATTCTTTATCCGCTCGGCGCAGCTGTCGCTGGTGGGCCGCAACCTGTTTTTCCTCTACCGCGGCAACGCCATCCTCGACATTCCGGGCGTCGGCAAACGGAAGATGCAGTTTGACCCGGATGTCAACCTCGGCGCTGGCAACTACCAGGGCGTGGAATACGGCAACCTGCCGTCCTCGCGCTCGGTCGGTCTGAACCTGAAATTGTCTTTCTAA